The Meiothermus sp. region AAGTAATCGGGATACCTCCAATAAACCTAGCGCCTGCCCCCTGGTTCTTGTCATTTCGAGGCGCATGCAGGGCAACGAGGCATCTTGTACTGCATAGGGATGGTACATGCAGCAAACTAGGGTGCATCCGATTCCTCAGAGCGGTTCCCACGCATAGTCCCTACAGCGGTTTTTGCTGTAGGGACTGCAATACGAGCCACCGCGTGGGCCCTTTTGGTGGAAACGCGATAAGATCCGTATATCCTGCCGTTGGGCACAATGGTGGGAGTCGTGCTATTTAGAATCGGGTGGGATTGTTACTCTGAATGAGTGGGCAGAGCACTCGCCGTACTGGCACTGTTGTGGGTTATTGCTCTGGGGGGCTTTTTGCTGCTGCGCCAAACTCCCAAAACCTCTCCTCTCTGGGGGCTCCGCGACTTTTTTTGGATGCTCCTGCAAGCCCTGAGCATTGTGAGCCTGTTGGCCATCGTGGCTTTGGTGACCGGCATCATTACCCTTCAACGCAATCCCTTCGCCCCGGGAAACTGAGTATGCGCGTTGCCATCTTGTCGGATATCCACGGCAATCTTCCGGCACTCGAGGCCGTCCTGGCCGACCTAAAAGAGGTGCAGGCCCACCTGGTTGTAGTCAACGGCGACCTGGTGAACCGGGGGCCTTCCAACCGCGAGGTACTGGAACGCCTGCTGAACCTATCCTCTTCTCACCAAGGCCGCGCTCTGGCCCCCCTGGGTTTCTGGTTCACCCTGGGCAACCACGACGACCTGCTGGTGAAGTGGGCCCGGCGCGACCCCGAGCTGGCCGAACTCTACGGCGATCCTTTGTTCCAGCCCACGGCCTGGTCGGTGGCCCGGCTTTCCCAGACCCACCTGGACTGGCTCGGCAACCTGCCCTTCCAGATAGTGGTTGATGAAATTTCTCAAAAGATCTTGGGGCTGGACAAAGCCGAGGGGATGGGGGAAAAGGTGTTGGTGCGAGTCACCCATGGCTCACCCCGCCACTACCGCGAGGGCTACGATGAACACCAGACCCTGGGTATCCTCAGCGAAATCGGCGAGGACTACCCCGCCCGGCTGCTGGTGGGGTCGCATACCCACCGCCCCTTCATGTACCAGCTAGGTGAGGCCCTGGTGCTCAACAGCGGGGCGGTGGGGGCTCCGTTCAACGGCGATGTGCGGGCTCAGTACGTGGTGGTGGAAGTTGGAGAAAACCACGTACAGGTGGACTTTCGCCAGATTCCCTACAACCTGCAAGCAGCCCTGCAAGCCTACTACGACTCGGGCCTGATGGAAGAAGGGGGCCTGGGGGCCGACATTTTTTATCACGAGACCCGCACCGCCCGCTCTTTGCTGATGCCCTTCTGGCACTGGGCCCAAGCGGCGGGTTGTCCCCGCGACTGGGATTCCTGGCGGCTCTACCAGGCCACCCACCCCGAGCGCTTTATAGGGTAGGCTCTAGGCATGCCCTTGCCCGAACACATCCGCGAGTTCGTTATGGCCGCCCACGGCGATCTGGCCAGGGTACAGGCCTTGCTGGCAGAAACGCCCGAGCTTTTGAACCGGGCCCACGAGTGGCGGCCCGGCGACAGCGAGACCGCCATCCAGGGGGCGGCCCACACCGGCCAGCGGGCCATCGTGGAGTACCTGCTTGCACAAGGTGCGCCCCTGGAAATCCCCACCGCTGCCATGCTGGGCGACCTGGCGCGCGTACAGGCCATGCTTCGGGAAAACCCGGCCCTGGCCCAACACAAAAGCGCGCACGGCATCCCCCTGCTGCCGCATGCGGCGCTCTCGGGTAGGGTGGAAATGCTCGAGCTGGTCTGGGGGTATGGGGCCCAGGAGGGTGTGCAGCAGGCTTTGAACCTGGCGGTCATGCTAGGCCACACCGAGGCCGTGCGCTGGCTCCTGAACAATACCAGCCCCGACCTGAACCTGCCCAACTTTCAGGGCAAAACCCCCTTGCAGGTCGCCCAGGAAGCCGGGTTTACCGCGATTGTGGAACTCTTACGCTCCGGAGGCTAGGGTGGAAAACCTACGCGAGTTCTTGCTTCAGGCCCGTACCATTGCGGTGCTGGGCGCTCATCCCAACCCAAGCAAACCGGCTTTCTACGTGCCCGACTACCTGGCACAGCAGGGCTATACCCTGCTTCCGGTCAACCCTGCCTATGCGGGACAGGAGCTCTGGGGCCGCAAAATCGTGGCACGGCTGACCGACCTGGGCGAACCCCCCGACATCCTGGACGTGTTCCGCCGCAGCGAGGCCCTACCCGATCACCTGGAAGAGATTCTGGCTGTGCGGCCCCGGCTGGTCTGGCTGCAATCGGGCATCGTCAACCAGGCCTTTGCCGAAGCCTTGCAACAGGCCGGGATTCCGGTGGTGCAGAATCGGTGCTTGATGGTGGTACACCGTCAACTGGTGGGCTTAGGTTGAGTGCAAGCTCCCATGTCTCGAGTCCTTCCACCTATGCCCGGCGATCTACACAGCGCCTTGCTGACCTGGTACCAACTCCACAAGCGCAGGCTGCCCTGGCGGGGAGAGGCCGACCCCTACAAGGTTCTGCTGTCGGAGGTGCTGTTGCAACAAACCAGGGTCGAACAGGCCATCCCCTACTACCGGCGTTTTTTGCAGCAATTCCCCACCCTTGAAGCCTTGGCCCAAGCCAACCAGGAAGACGTTTTGAAAGCCTGGCAGGGCTGTGGCTACTACGCTCGGGCCCGCAACTTGCACAAGCTGGCCCGGCAGGTGATGGCCCTTGGGATAGCGCTCCCTAAATCGTCCAGCGAGCTACGGGCCCTGCCCGGCATTGGCCCTTATACTGCTGCCGCCGTGGCCTCCATTGCTTTTGGCGAGCCGGTGGCGGCAGTGGACGGCAATGTGCGGCGGGTGTTGTCGCGCTTATACGCCTGGGAACACCCAACCCCCAAGCAAGTGCAGGAGGCTGCCGATACCCTGATGGCCGAACTGGTGGACTGGGAAGGGGATGTGAACCCACCCGACGGCTCCCGGCCCGGCGACTGGAACCAGGCCCTGATGGAGCTGGGGGCTACGGTTTGTACCCCCCAGAGCCCAAGCTGTGGCAGCTGCCCGGTAGCCCAGTTTTGCCGGGGGAAAAACCATCCTGAGCGCTACCCTGCCGCCAAAAAACGGAAGCAAGCTAGCCTCGAGGTGGTGGCACTGGTCTTGCAGGGACCTTCGGGCATTCACCTGGAGCCGCGCCAGGGCCGCGTACTGGGCGGGCTGTGGGGGATTCCGATGGAGGAAGGCGCGGGGGCCTTGGAGCGCCTACTGGCCCGCTTCAGGCTGGGAAAAGCTGAACCGGTGGGCACCGTGCGCCACGATTTCACCCATCGCAAGTTGTACATACGGGTCTATTGGGCCCCCTGGAAAGCCGGCGAAAATCCAGCGCACCGCCCTTTGTCGCGCTTGGATCGGAAAATACTGAAGCTGGTTGAAACCGAAAGACTACAGAGCTTATGCTCTGGTAACTAAATTTCCGAAGTTACAGCGCTCTTCACAGACGTGGCCGCCGGGATGGGCGGCCACTGTTCTGTCTAGGACAAAAGATTCTTGGCCCCCGATGGCTCGATATTTGTGCAGAGCGCCCTATGTACCACACACCGAGTACATCGTTGTAGAGATTCCATCCCACTTCGGCCCTCGAGATCCCCAAAAACGCCCTCCCTACCGCGTAAGGAGGGTTGGAGAGGGTATCAGACAAGGCCGCCACGCTGGTTCCAGGTCAGCCACCTCACCTGGCCTCCCCTACGAGGTAGGGGAGGAAGGGGGCGAAGCGGGGTGGGGTGCTTTTGGCATGACCGTACAGGCGCTGCACCGAAGGCCCAGGTTTACACGGGAGAAGGCCAGCATCACATACTTTGTTAACAGACCCCTTGACGAATAGACGAAGTTTTGGCGCGTACTCATCGCGGTTCCCACCAAAAGGGCCCACGCGGTGGCTCGTATTGTAGTCCCTACAGCAAAAACCGCTGTAGGGACTATTCGTGGGAACCGCCCTAGATGGCTGGCTTGTTGGCGGCCTCGAGCAAGGCCAGCACCTCTTCGTCGGAGGTTTGAGGGAAGTGCTCGTACCACAGGCCCACCGCTTGAAAAAAAGGGGGGGTCTCGAGGCAGACCACCTCGTCTACCAGGGTTTGTATCTCCGCCACCGTATCGGGCGGTGCCACCGGTACGGCCACCACCAGCCGACGGGGATTTTTTTGTCGGGCTGCTGCTATGGCCGCTTTCATGGTGGCGCCGGTGGCCAGGCCGTCGTCAACCAGCAGGACGGTTTTTCCGGCTAGGTCGGGGAATGGCCGGTTGCCCCGGTACAGTTGTTCCCGGCGCCGTAGCTCGGCCTGTTGCTGCTGCTCGACAGCCCGAATGGTATCCGCCGAAATCTGCAAGCTGTCCACAATCTCCTGGTTGAGCACCCGACCCCCACCCGAGGCAATGGCGCCCAAGGCCAGCTCTTCGTGGCCGGGGGTGCCCAGCTTGCGCACCACCCAGACATCCAGCGGAGCTCGCAGCCGCCGGGCCACCTGAAAAGCCACCGGAACGCCTCCTCTGGGCAGGCCAAACACCAGCAGATGAGGCTCCTGGTCGTACCCCAACTCCACCAGCCGCTCGGCCAGCAGTTCTCCGGCCTGGTTGCGGTCTTTGAAAGGTTTCATAGGGCCTCCTTTTTTACGAACCCGCTTTTGTACCTTCTGTTATAGTGCCCAAGGCTACAAGTTGAAGATCAATAGCTGAAGGCACGGTTCACCGAGGTGGCAAGCAACCCGAGGTACTGCAGCAAGGATTGGGATAGACATCAGCAACCCTCCCCTCTCACCCCTAACTTTAGCGTTGGGGCATTACCAAGCAGTTACGGAGCGAAAAACCCACCGTCTTTTCGTCTTCGGCCAAAGCCAGGCCCCACAACCATGAACCCGACGAGGTTTGGTGGATGCTGGTTCTCTGCCTTAGGCTATGGCGTAGCTATGGAACGCGCCGAGATGCTGGATAAGCTCGCCTCGCAACCTTTCGACCTCCTGGTAATCGGAGGGGGGGCCACCGGGGCGGGGGTGGCCCTGGAAGCGGCCAGCCGAGGACTCAAAACCGCCCTGGTAGAACGCTACGATTTTGCCGAGGGCACCTCGAGCCGTAGCACCAAGCTAATTCACGGCGGGGTGCGCTATCTGGAAATTGCCATCAAAACCTTCGACCGGGTACAGCTTAACCTGGTGCGCGATGCCTTGCACGAGCGGGCCATTATGCTCAAAAACGCACCCCACCTGGCCCGCCCCTTGTGGCTCCTGACCCCTTTGTACAAGGTTTGGGAAGTGCCCTACTACTACACCGGCCTCAAGCTCTACGACCTTCTGGCCGGCAGGGCCCGCCTGCAACCGGCCCAGTACATTAGCCCCAAAGGAACCTTAGAGCGCTTCCCCCTGGTTAACCCCAGCGGACTCAAAGGTGCGGTGGCTTATCAGGACGGGCAGTTCGACGATGCCCGCTTCAATGTGGAGCTGGCCCTTACGGCTTCGCAGCACGGGGCGGTGGTGCTCAACTACGCCGAAGTGACGGGGCTAATCAAGCAAGAAGGCCTCGTGTCGGGAGCTTTGGTGAGGGATAGCCTGGGAGGGAGGGAAGTGGGGGTGGCTGCTACGGTAGTAGTCAACGCCACCGGCCCCTTCTCCGACGCGATTCGGCGCATGGACGACCCCCACACGCCCCCTTTGCTCAAGGCCAGTTCGGGTATTCACATTGTGCTCGATAAAAAATACAGCCCTCCCGACACCGGCTTGCTGATCCCCAAAACCGAGGATGGGCGGGTGGTGTTCGTGCTGCCCTGGTTGGGCGGCACCCTGGTAGGCACCACCGACGACCCGGCCCAGATCGTAGACCACCCTAAGCCCTCCGAAGAGGAGATAAGCTATGTGCTCAGACAGGTAAAACCCTACCTGGGCCACATACCCCGCGAAGCCGTGCGGGCGAGTTGGTCGGGTTTACGCCCGCTGGTTGCGCGCCCCGAGGCCGACACCGCCCGGCTGGCCCGCGACCACCTGATTCAAAAAAGTGCTTCGGGCCTGCTCACCCTGACGGGCGGCAAGTGGACCACCTACCGCAAAATGGCCCTCGATCTGGTGAACTATGCCATCCGGCAGTTTAGCCTGCAAGCAGGCCCCTCCCGCACCGCACAGATTCCGCTGCTGGGGGGGCAGGGCTTTGAGCCGGATGGGGCGAAAAAACTCGAGCAAATGGGCTTTCCCTCCGATGTAGCCCAGCACCTTCACCACGCCTACGGCGCCCGCGCAAAGGAGGTGGCCCAGATAGCAACCGAGGGCTATGGGAATCGGCTGGCGGTGGAGTGGCCCTACCTCGAGGCCGAGGTGATCTACGCCACCCGCTACGAGATGGCCCAAGCCCCCCTCGACGTGCTGGCCCGCCGTACCCGCCTGGCCTTTCTCGATACCCTGGCCGCTTTAGCCTCGGTTCCTCGAGTAGCCGAACTGATGGGCCGGGAGCTCGGTTGGGATGCCAAGCGGGTCGAACTCCAGCAGGAAAAAGCCAAAGCGCAAATCCTGAACGCAATTTAGAGCGCTCTTCACAAATATCGAGCCATCGGGGACTAAGTGGTCTGGTAACAAAATACGCAGCATTGGGTTTAGCCTTCAGAACGCGCCGTGTCTCGTAAACCTGGGCCTTCGGTGCCTTGCCTGTACGGTCATGCAAAAAGCACCCCACCCCGCTTCGCCCCTTTCCTCCCCTACTGCGTAGGGGAGGCCAGGTGGGGTGGCTGACCTGGCCCTTCACGCAGCGGATTGGGGGCCTTGCCTGATACCCTCCCCCACCCTCCCTACGCGGTAGGGAGGGCGTTTTT contains the following coding sequences:
- a CDS encoding CoA-binding protein; this translates as MENLREFLLQARTIAVLGAHPNPSKPAFYVPDYLAQQGYTLLPVNPAYAGQELWGRKIVARLTDLGEPPDILDVFRRSEALPDHLEEILAVRPRLVWLQSGIVNQAFAEALQQAGIPVVQNRCLMVVHRQLVGLG
- the mutY gene encoding A/G-specific adenine glycosylase; translation: MPGDLHSALLTWYQLHKRRLPWRGEADPYKVLLSEVLLQQTRVEQAIPYYRRFLQQFPTLEALAQANQEDVLKAWQGCGYYARARNLHKLARQVMALGIALPKSSSELRALPGIGPYTAAAVASIAFGEPVAAVDGNVRRVLSRLYAWEHPTPKQVQEAADTLMAELVDWEGDVNPPDGSRPGDWNQALMELGATVCTPQSPSCGSCPVAQFCRGKNHPERYPAAKKRKQASLEVVALVLQGPSGIHLEPRQGRVLGGLWGIPMEEGAGALERLLARFRLGKAEPVGTVRHDFTHRKLYIRVYWAPWKAGENPAHRPLSRLDRKILKLVETERLQSLCSGN
- a CDS encoding FAD-dependent oxidoreductase, giving the protein MERAEMLDKLASQPFDLLVIGGGATGAGVALEAASRGLKTALVERYDFAEGTSSRSTKLIHGGVRYLEIAIKTFDRVQLNLVRDALHERAIMLKNAPHLARPLWLLTPLYKVWEVPYYYTGLKLYDLLAGRARLQPAQYISPKGTLERFPLVNPSGLKGAVAYQDGQFDDARFNVELALTASQHGAVVLNYAEVTGLIKQEGLVSGALVRDSLGGREVGVAATVVVNATGPFSDAIRRMDDPHTPPLLKASSGIHIVLDKKYSPPDTGLLIPKTEDGRVVFVLPWLGGTLVGTTDDPAQIVDHPKPSEEEISYVLRQVKPYLGHIPREAVRASWSGLRPLVARPEADTARLARDHLIQKSASGLLTLTGGKWTTYRKMALDLVNYAIRQFSLQAGPSRTAQIPLLGGQGFEPDGAKKLEQMGFPSDVAQHLHHAYGARAKEVAQIATEGYGNRLAVEWPYLEAEVIYATRYEMAQAPLDVLARRTRLAFLDTLAALASVPRVAELMGRELGWDAKRVELQQEKAKAQILNAI
- a CDS encoding metallophosphoesterase — protein: MRVAILSDIHGNLPALEAVLADLKEVQAHLVVVNGDLVNRGPSNREVLERLLNLSSSHQGRALAPLGFWFTLGNHDDLLVKWARRDPELAELYGDPLFQPTAWSVARLSQTHLDWLGNLPFQIVVDEISQKILGLDKAEGMGEKVLVRVTHGSPRHYREGYDEHQTLGILSEIGEDYPARLLVGSHTHRPFMYQLGEALVLNSGAVGAPFNGDVRAQYVVVEVGENHVQVDFRQIPYNLQAALQAYYDSGLMEEGGLGADIFYHETRTARSLLMPFWHWAQAAGCPRDWDSWRLYQATHPERFIG
- a CDS encoding ankyrin repeat domain-containing protein encodes the protein MPLPEHIREFVMAAHGDLARVQALLAETPELLNRAHEWRPGDSETAIQGAAHTGQRAIVEYLLAQGAPLEIPTAAMLGDLARVQAMLRENPALAQHKSAHGIPLLPHAALSGRVEMLELVWGYGAQEGVQQALNLAVMLGHTEAVRWLLNNTSPDLNLPNFQGKTPLQVAQEAGFTAIVELLRSGG
- a CDS encoding phosphoribosyltransferase encodes the protein MKPFKDRNQAGELLAERLVELGYDQEPHLLVFGLPRGGVPVAFQVARRLRAPLDVWVVRKLGTPGHEELALGAIASGGGRVLNQEIVDSLQISADTIRAVEQQQQAELRRREQLYRGNRPFPDLAGKTVLLVDDGLATGATMKAAIAAARQKNPRRLVVAVPVAPPDTVAEIQTLVDEVVCLETPPFFQAVGLWYEHFPQTSDEEVLALLEAANKPAI